A region of the Gemmatimonadaceae bacterium genome:
CAGGATCACCAGCGCCGACATCTTCATCTCGAAGGCCTCGATCTTCTTGCCGAGGTACTCGGGCGTGCGTCCCACCATCAGCCCGGCGATGAACACCGTGATGAGTGCGAACACCAGCATGCCGTACAACCCGCTGCCGGCGCCCCCGTAGACGATCTCGCCGAGCTGCATGAGCCAGGTCGGAGCGAGGCCGCCAAGCGGCGTGAAGCTGTCGTGCATGGCATTCACCGACCCGTTCGACGCGGCGGTGGTGGCGGTGGCCCAGAGGGCGCTGTTGACGATGCCGAAGCGCACCTCCTTGCCTTCCATGTTGCCGCCGGCCTGGGTGGCGGTGGCATCGGCCATCACGCCGGCCCGTGCCAGCAGCGGCGTGCCGGCCTGCTCGGCAGCGATGGTGCCCACCGCGAGCGGCGTGAAGATCATCGTCATCGCGGCCAGGATCGCCCACCCCTGTCGCATGTCACCCACGATTGCGCCGAAGGTGCAGCAGAGGGCGGCGGGGATCAGCAGGATCGCGACCAGTTGCAGCAGGTTGGAGAGCGGGGTGGGGTTCTCGAGGGGATGCGCGCTGTTCACGCTGAAGAACCCGCCGCCGTTGGTGCCCAGCTGCTTGATCGCCACCTGGCTGGCGGCGGGGCCCAGCGGGATCACCTGCGTGGCGGTCGGGTCGGGCGCGGCGTCGAGCACGTGGGCCGTGGCGGGGGCGTCGAAGGTCTGCACCACGCCCTCGCCGGCCAGCGCCACCGCGAGCACGAGGGACAGCGGCAGCAGCACATGCACCGTCCCGCGCACGAGGTCCACCCGGAAGTCACCGATGGTGCCACGCTCGGCGCGGGTGAAGGCGCGCACCAGCGCAGCCAGCACCGCCATGCCGGCCGCCGCCGAGACGAAGTTCTGCGTGCCGAGCGCCAGCATCTGCGTGAGGTACGACATCGTGCCCTCACCGCCGTAGGCCTGCCAGTTGGTGTTGGTGACGAAGCTGATCGCGGTGTTCAGCGCCAGCGTCGGTTCGACGGCACCGAGGGCCAGCGGATTGAGCGGCAGGAGACCCTGCAGCCGCTGCAGCGCGTAGACCAGCAACACGCCGGCTGCGCTGAACAGCAGCACCTGCCGGGCATAGGCAGCCCATCCCGTCTCGCTGTCGGCGGAAACGCCGGTGAGGCGCAGGCAGAGTCGCTCGAGTGGTGCGAGCAGCGGCGAGAGGATGGTGCGCTGGCCCTGGTAGACGCGCGCCATGTACACGCCGAGCGGGTGCGCGGCGAGGAGCACGAGGGCGATGAAGAGGGCGGATTGCAGCCAGGCGGAGCGCGTCATCCGAGGCGCTCCGGCGCCAGCAGCGCATGGATCAGGTAGGCCAGCAGCGCGAGGACGACCAGCGCGGCGATGATGTCGGTCAGCGGCATGGTCGGCTCAGCGGCGCGCGAGGGCGCGGACGGCGAGGAGCGACAGCGCCAGCAGCGCGCCGGCCACCAGCAGTACGACGAGGTCCATCGGTATCTCCGTCGGGAAGGGAACTCCCTCAGGTTACCGGTGGCGGCGTGAGCGCCGTGCGAGACTTCGGGTGGCGGGTGTGAGAGAAGTGTGAGGGCGTGGACGGGAACGGACCGGGCGGGTGACGCATGCCCGCGTCACCCGCACGGTGGTGGTTCACGATCCCTGTCCCCGTGCACGGTCCCCGCGAACGTGGTCCACTCGACCACGGCTCAGAACCGGAACACCTGGTCCGCCCGGGATCCCCC
Encoded here:
- a CDS encoding potassium-transporting ATPase subunit F; amino-acid sequence: MPLTDIIAALVVLALLAYLIHALLAPERLG
- the kdpA gene encoding potassium-transporting ATPase subunit KdpA; this translates as MTRSAWLQSALFIALVLLAAHPLGVYMARVYQGQRTILSPLLAPLERLCLRLTGVSADSETGWAAYARQVLLFSAAGVLLVYALQRLQGLLPLNPLALGAVEPTLALNTAISFVTNTNWQAYGGEGTMSYLTQMLALGTQNFVSAAAGMAVLAALVRAFTRAERGTIGDFRVDLVRGTVHVLLPLSLVLAVALAGEGVVQTFDAPATAHVLDAAPDPTATQVIPLGPAASQVAIKQLGTNGGGFFSVNSAHPLENPTPLSNLLQLVAILLIPAALCCTFGAIVGDMRQGWAILAAMTMIFTPLAVGTIAAEQAGTPLLARAGVMADATATQAGGNMEGKEVRFGIVNSALWATATTAASNGSVNAMHDSFTPLGGLAPTWLMQLGEIVYGGAGSGLYGMLVFALITVFIAGLMVGRTPEYLGKKIEAFEMKMSALVILLPSAAVLLGTALAVGTQAGRSGILNPGAHGFTEVLYALSSASNNNGSAFGGLSVNTPFYNVLLAVVMWVGRFGVIIPVLAIAGSLAQKKRVPAGAGTLPTHTPLFTALLIGTVLLVGALTFLPALALGPVVEQLQQGGR